A window of Haloarcula sp. H-GB4 contains these coding sequences:
- a CDS encoding rhodanese-like domain-containing protein, translating into MDGEIDADELRSKLDEETARVVDIRSPGAFERGHIPGSENVPFPSLVDEVERFEGDDEVVTVCPKGKSSVQAARLIASYEGFEGDVVSFEPGLNGWDGALERAEDGETPVDTAAADGDTDEGPAAPF; encoded by the coding sequence ATGGATGGCGAAATCGACGCCGACGAGCTGCGGTCGAAACTCGACGAGGAGACGGCCCGGGTAGTCGATATCCGCTCACCCGGCGCGTTCGAGCGGGGTCACATCCCTGGGAGCGAGAACGTCCCGTTCCCGTCGCTTGTCGACGAAGTCGAACGGTTCGAAGGCGACGACGAGGTCGTGACAGTGTGTCCGAAAGGCAAATCCAGCGTGCAGGCCGCCCGACTCATCGCGTCGTACGAAGGGTTTGAGGGCGACGTGGTAAGCTTTGAACCCGGTCTGAACGGCTGGGACGGGGCGCTGGAACGTGCCGAAGATGGAGAGACGCCGGTAGATACTGCGGCTGCTGACGGAGACACCGACGAAGGCCCTGCTGCACCGTTTTAG
- a CDS encoding NUDIX hydrolase yields the protein MTREPAHEWPIVESEREYETGWYTGGYDRVRQPDGSEKDYYWAELPDAAVVVATTGDELVMVDQYRPTIREQCLELPAGIVEDDESYTTAGARELREETGFEAAGVSLIEEFSCSTGVLRHRRGIVFAEGLEPVDRELDDNEFLSVTTVPIDEALQVARREPANDATIEGILLAQADGLL from the coding sequence ATGACCCGCGAACCGGCCCACGAGTGGCCTATTGTCGAGAGCGAACGCGAGTACGAGACCGGCTGGTACACCGGCGGTTACGACCGAGTTCGCCAGCCTGACGGGTCCGAAAAGGACTACTACTGGGCTGAACTGCCCGATGCGGCCGTCGTGGTCGCCACGACTGGCGACGAACTCGTCATGGTCGACCAGTACCGCCCGACCATCCGGGAGCAGTGCCTCGAACTCCCGGCCGGCATCGTCGAGGACGACGAATCCTACACGACCGCCGGTGCGCGCGAACTCCGCGAGGAGACCGGGTTCGAGGCCGCTGGCGTCTCGCTTATCGAGGAGTTCTCGTGTTCGACCGGCGTGCTCCGGCACCGCCGCGGCATCGTCTTTGCAGAGGGACTCGAACCGGTCGACCGGGAACTCGATGACAACGAGTTCCTCTCGGTGACGACTGTTCCCATTGACGAAGCGCTACAGGTCGCCCGCCGTGAACCGGCTAACGACGCGACCATCGAAGGCATTCTGCTGGCACAGGCTGACGGCTTGCTGTAG
- a CDS encoding DUF5809 family protein, translating into MNTEGQFAPASAAEARERYEAFGPTAQIVVKEVAKAMGLDAEAYEERVTSEVVETARDVLFAESLAVQVGSMAEFEEWREDTDCEVSLVGAENVDNVVWHAAPFAEQAVAATFQDKRRAAVGTLRRQAFGRIYGEVV; encoded by the coding sequence ATGAACACTGAGGGGCAGTTCGCGCCGGCATCGGCAGCCGAGGCCCGCGAGCGCTACGAGGCGTTCGGGCCGACGGCGCAAATCGTCGTCAAAGAAGTCGCGAAGGCGATGGGTCTCGACGCCGAGGCCTACGAGGAGCGCGTTACCAGCGAGGTGGTCGAAACCGCCCGCGACGTGCTGTTCGCGGAATCGCTCGCGGTTCAGGTCGGCTCGATGGCGGAGTTCGAGGAGTGGCGCGAAGACACGGACTGCGAGGTGTCGCTGGTCGGCGCGGAGAACGTCGACAACGTCGTCTGGCACGCCGCCCCATTCGCAGAGCAAGCTGTCGCGGCGACGTTTCAGGACAAACGCCGGGCCGCTGTCGGGACGCTCCGTCGCCAAGCCTTCGGTCGCATCTACGGTGAGGTCGTCTGA
- a CDS encoding DUF5810 domain-containing protein, with product MGYACPVCDDPQADDVHLANHLAFTAMTGGDDHEAWLDERVPDWGQLGEDELSTEVVEYAEETEFPQMFEDTVDRSDDGHSHDHAHGHGHGDLPQGADRHRESNALSDHDSEVLAEARDLTREMLRDSDDESDADATDSDTSASGDGDDTGANGDETE from the coding sequence GCATCTGGCGAACCACCTCGCGTTTACCGCGATGACCGGCGGCGACGACCACGAAGCGTGGCTCGACGAGCGCGTCCCCGACTGGGGACAACTCGGCGAGGACGAACTGTCCACCGAAGTCGTCGAATACGCCGAGGAGACGGAGTTCCCGCAGATGTTCGAGGATACCGTCGACCGCAGTGACGATGGGCATAGCCACGACCACGCGCACGGACACGGCCACGGCGACCTCCCGCAGGGCGCGGACCGCCACCGGGAATCGAACGCGCTCAGCGACCACGACAGCGAGGTGCTGGCCGAGGCTCGGGACCTGACGCGGGAGATGCTACGCGATAGCGACGACGAGAGCGATGCGGACGCCACTGATAGCGACACGTCGGCGTCCGGCGATGGCGACGACACTGGCGCGAACGGAGACGAAACCGAATAG